In a single window of the Thermoanaerobaculia bacterium genome:
- a CDS encoding FtsX-like permease family protein, which yields MYFFIASRLLLRGKKIQSRVLLSVSGIALGVAVLYVTLGIMDGYRGQLERILRMTFAPYQVILDAPRLDLPSHIEKRVEIREVQYSQGLFLACTASTGQFLSIKASEDEQGLILGSGAARSLGTERGGCVRLVVQSTSGLPRVKTFTVSEIRTFGMTSLDDGWAFLPLAGMEGLTTRKTFEIYPVKGLGDPQLLQDIRAHLPREASLITLEEANRDLFGTLKFQEWIMAVVLGLITAVAGLFLLARLLMDTEERRKTVGILRALGFTTRQVTGVFFIYGLVVGIFGILFGLFLGASLGILINATPILHFTGALSEVYGVDSIPISPTWIHILGIALYAGIIVTVASLLPALRARRVPVLTAIRYE from the coding sequence ATGTACTTCTTCATAGCAAGTCGCTTATTGCTCCGTGGGAAAAAAATCCAGTCCCGCGTCCTCCTTTCCGTTTCCGGTATCGCGCTCGGCGTAGCCGTTCTCTACGTGACCCTCGGCATCATGGATGGATACAGGGGACAGCTGGAACGAATTCTCCGGATGACCTTCGCACCCTACCAGGTCATTCTCGATGCTCCACGCCTGGATCTGCCGTCGCACATTGAAAAGCGGGTCGAGATCCGGGAAGTGCAATACAGCCAGGGACTTTTTCTCGCCTGCACGGCATCCACCGGACAATTTCTCTCCATCAAGGCTTCGGAGGATGAACAGGGGCTCATCCTGGGATCGGGAGCCGCGCGGTCTCTGGGCACGGAGAGAGGAGGGTGTGTCCGTCTCGTCGTGCAGTCCACATCCGGCCTTCCCAGGGTAAAGACCTTTACCGTTTCAGAAATCCGCACCTTTGGCATGACGTCTCTGGACGATGGATGGGCCTTTCTTCCCCTGGCCGGGATGGAAGGTCTCACCACGCGAAAGACCTTCGAGATCTATCCCGTGAAGGGTCTCGGTGACCCTCAGCTCCTTCAGGATATCCGCGCTCATCTACCCCGTGAAGCCAGCCTGATCACCCTTGAGGAAGCCAACCGGGACCTTTTCGGCACCTTGAAATTTCAGGAATGGATCATGGCCGTCGTCCTGGGGCTGATTACTGCCGTAGCCGGACTCTTCCTTCTGGCCCGCCTCCTCATGGATACGGAAGAAAGAAGAAAAACGGTCGGAATTCTCCGTGCCCTGGGGTTTACGACCCGCCAGGTAACCGGTGTATTTTTCATCTATGGCCTGGTCGTCGGCATTTTCGGGATTCTCTTCGGGCTCTTCCTGGGAGCCTCGCTGGGAATTCTCATCAACGCCACGCCGATCCTTCACTTCACGGGAGCCCTTTCAGAAGTCTACGGCGTGGATTCGATTCCCATTTCCCCCACCTGGATTCATATCCTCGGGATCGCCCTCTATGCCGGGATCATCGTGACCGTAGCCAGCCTCCTCCCCGCCCTGAGAGCACGCAGGGTCCCCGTCCTCACCGCCATCCGGTACGAATAA
- a CDS encoding adenylyltransferase/cytidyltransferase family protein, producing MPAEILDRSEATNLGARLRNQNLTIVFANGCFDVLHVGHIRYLAAARAAGDVLVVGMNSDESVRRLKGEGRPVMPLMERMEVLSHLEPVDFLIPFEEDSPRELILELRPHIQCKGTDYTEENVPEREVMESIGGRVLIVGDPKDHSTTDILKTWKRP from the coding sequence ATGCCGGCTGAAATTCTGGATCGTAGCGAGGCCACAAACCTGGGAGCCCGTCTCCGAAATCAAAACCTGACGATCGTCTTTGCCAACGGCTGTTTCGACGTGCTTCATGTAGGCCATATCCGTTATCTTGCCGCGGCACGCGCTGCGGGTGATGTGCTCGTCGTGGGTATGAATTCCGATGAATCGGTTCGCCGTCTCAAAGGGGAAGGGCGTCCGGTCATGCCCCTGATGGAGAGAATGGAAGTCCTGTCCCACCTGGAGCCCGTGGACTTTCTGATCCCCTTCGAGGAAGATTCACCCCGCGAGCTGATCCTGGAGCTGAGACCCCATATCCAGTGCAAAGGCACCGATTACACCGAGGAGAACGTACCGGAACGCGAGGTTATGGAATCGATCGGGGGAAGGGTGCTGATCGTGGGCGATCCGAAGGACCATTCGACCACCGATATCCTGAAGACCTGGAAGAGACCTTGA
- a CDS encoding PfkB family carbohydrate kinase, producing MHTAPTPERLSTILSAIKGRSIPVLADLVVDRYLYGVPKRISREAPVLILSFDRDWMVPGGGANTISNLQALGAKPVPAGIIGDDPPGRFLLDTFGDHGMDLSHLRVLSDAETLTKMRILAGPRSGVKQQVVRMDMERSFESGTVTLPALSEGDLLAVSDYGYNTVCPDAILKLRDRGIRVIVDSRYRLAQFPGVFAVTPNEEEACAFLGREFRTPEEALEGAEEIRGRLEAAVVLLTRGSEGMVLSVDGLNLAIPVFGSDQPADVTGAGDTVLAAFAAAMASGATPLEAATLANIAGGIVVMKLGTAVCTPAEIRKALGIHAG from the coding sequence ATGCACACTGCACCGACCCCGGAGAGGCTTTCCACCATTCTTTCGGCGATAAAGGGACGGTCCATTCCCGTACTGGCCGACCTTGTCGTCGACCGGTATCTCTACGGTGTGCCGAAAAGGATATCCCGCGAAGCTCCCGTTCTTATCCTTTCCTTTGACCGGGACTGGATGGTTCCCGGCGGAGGGGCCAATACGATATCCAACCTGCAGGCCCTGGGAGCGAAACCGGTTCCCGCCGGCATCATAGGCGACGATCCGCCGGGCCGTTTTCTCCTGGACACCTTTGGAGACCACGGCATGGACCTCTCCCACCTCCGGGTCCTGTCCGATGCGGAAACCCTGACCAAGATGCGAATCCTGGCCGGCCCCCGTTCGGGGGTCAAACAGCAGGTGGTCCGGATGGATATGGAACGGAGCTTTGAAAGTGGAACGGTCACCCTCCCCGCCCTGTCCGAGGGAGACCTGCTCGCTGTCTCCGACTACGGCTACAACACGGTCTGCCCCGATGCCATCCTGAAATTGAGAGATCGGGGCATTCGAGTCATTGTGGACTCCCGGTATCGCCTCGCCCAGTTCCCCGGGGTCTTTGCCGTGACACCGAACGAAGAAGAGGCCTGCGCCTTCCTGGGAAGGGAATTCCGCACCCCGGAAGAAGCCCTGGAGGGAGCGGAAGAGATTCGCGGGCGACTGGAAGCAGCGGTCGTTCTCCTGACCCGGGGCTCCGAAGGCATGGTCCTCTCCGTGGACGGCCTGAACCTTGCCATCCCCGTTTTCGGAAGTGATCAACCGGCCGATGTGACCGGGGCGGGCGATACCGTCCTGGCCGCCTTCGCTGCAGCCATGGCATCAGGAGCGACTCCCCTGGAAGCCGCAACCCTCGCCAACATTGCAGGAGGAATCGTCGTCATGAAGCTTGGCACGGCGGTCTGCACTCCCGCGGAAATACGGAAGGCCCTGGGAATCCATGCCGGCTGA
- a CDS encoding DUF3108 domain-containing protein: MQAPFTSGESLHYEVRWSGIKAGEMILRTENLGDNVLIEQKTWSTGFVKAIFPMEDVFLSYLDVKEERSLLFVKHIREKKKNEITTTFFWWEEGVSWSRGKFYPLPAGAVDTLASIYVLRASLDRLPRKLTVHDRGKSYEILVSRAVPEKISIAGREVRALRVEPRAIDPSRDRDADMTIWFSTSEAHVPLKMKFSAALGSLTATLDPYCE; the protein is encoded by the coding sequence ATTCAGGCTCCCTTTACATCGGGTGAATCTCTGCACTACGAAGTCCGGTGGTCCGGAATCAAAGCCGGGGAGATGATCCTCAGGACAGAAAACCTGGGAGACAACGTCCTGATCGAACAAAAGACCTGGAGCACGGGATTCGTAAAGGCCATCTTTCCCATGGAGGATGTCTTTCTCTCCTACCTGGATGTCAAAGAGGAGCGTTCCCTGCTCTTTGTGAAGCACATCCGTGAAAAGAAGAAAAATGAAATTACGACCACCTTTTTCTGGTGGGAAGAGGGGGTCAGCTGGTCCCGGGGAAAGTTCTATCCCCTCCCTGCAGGAGCGGTTGATACCCTGGCGTCCATCTACGTCCTACGGGCCTCTCTGGACCGCCTCCCTCGCAAGCTCACCGTTCACGATCGAGGAAAATCCTATGAAATTCTGGTGAGCCGGGCGGTTCCGGAAAAGATCTCCATCGCAGGGAGAGAAGTCCGGGCCCTGCGCGTGGAGCCACGGGCCATCGATCCATCCCGGGACAGGGATGCCGACATGACGATATGGTTTTCCACATCGGAGGCTCATGTGCCGTTGAAAATGAAGTTTTCGGCCGCCCTGGGCAGTCTTACGGCGACCCTTGATCCCTACTGCGAGTAG
- a CDS encoding glycosyltransferase family 9 protein, protein MNLLVLRTSAFGDILHILPALQALKSTHPKVHITLLTRPGYHSVFERVSFLDRLVSSPPGDTDIVVDAQGLMRTAWLSLRCGAWLRVGYSWSEAREPMASIAYQRRVTTGRTHIMDRHAFLLSAALGSSITISPEYRATDLVVHTPAVDEVLPSLTHPCLLVHPTTSDPEKDLREEEWSPILLRFLKRKWSVVLSCGPGEEDRLSPWVRALPSAFVLPVLSFGELAAILTRCRLYLGGDTGPTHLADQLGIPVMGTFTRWHPDRNGPYFSPSLIYTDRTPDLEEVDNWVSRHCS, encoded by the coding sequence TTGAACCTTCTCGTCCTTCGCACCTCAGCCTTTGGGGACATTCTTCACATCCTTCCGGCACTTCAGGCTCTGAAATCGACGCACCCGAAAGTGCACATAACCCTTCTCACCCGCCCCGGATACCATTCCGTCTTTGAACGGGTCTCCTTTCTGGATCGGCTCGTTTCAAGCCCCCCGGGGGACACCGATATCGTCGTCGACGCCCAGGGTCTGATGCGGACGGCCTGGCTCTCTCTGCGATGCGGGGCCTGGCTCCGGGTCGGATACAGCTGGTCCGAAGCCCGGGAACCCATGGCGTCCATCGCGTACCAGAGAAGGGTGACCACAGGCCGGACCCATATCATGGATCGCCACGCCTTCCTTCTGTCGGCAGCCCTGGGGTCTTCCATCACGATCTCCCCGGAATACCGGGCTACCGACCTTGTGGTTCACACTCCCGCCGTGGACGAAGTCCTGCCATCCCTTACCCACCCCTGCCTGCTGGTCCACCCCACAACATCCGATCCGGAAAAGGATCTGCGGGAAGAAGAATGGTCCCCTATCCTCCTTCGGTTTCTCAAACGAAAATGGTCCGTGGTCCTGAGCTGTGGTCCCGGAGAAGAAGATCGCCTCTCACCCTGGGTCCGCGCCCTTCCCTCCGCATTTGTGCTTCCCGTCCTCTCCTTCGGTGAACTGGCTGCAATCCTGACACGATGCCGCCTCTACCTGGGAGGCGATACCGGGCCGACCCACCTCGCCGATCAGCTGGGAATCCCGGTCATGGGTACCTTTACCCGGTGGCACCCGGATCGAAACGGCCCCTACTTTTCCCCATCCCTGATCTACACGGACCGAACACCCGACCTTGAGGAGGTGGACAACTGGGTCTCCCGTCACTGCTCCTGA